A genomic region of Rhipicephalus sanguineus isolate Rsan-2018 chromosome 3, BIME_Rsan_1.4, whole genome shotgun sequence contains the following coding sequences:
- the LOC119385268 gene encoding gonadotropin-releasing hormone II receptor — MQGISTKASSHAALEDAESNATSNLSSLQTSEIGDSDEESMFGPQYHSHVRITVIVIMIAFSIAGNCVVCWRLLRNHRRRRYQKAHVLFLNLAVADLLVTTVTMTSQTVWEIMGRAWIAGDAFCRVFKVLQTFALASSTYMIVSIALDRHFAIVYPLATCLAPSHLAAAAWFASLIPSLPNLYMFRLVEAGVGLQYCASVFYAQKADSSLPRQLYMTFVFLGVFVVPLILLVVLYGRILIEIWKQSSAVKNRHQTASPFPKAKVKTVKLTAAIFIAFLVTNVPYMVLEMVLAFAGAGASLDQNMVALFGVISASNSAVNPYIFLFFQKSSGSTKRKRFVMPFRKDAVSELPGGHTDCGNGAVELYTVPEKQNSPATYSLTPRKVSEVSSFGQPTELSSL, encoded by the exons ATGCAGGGCATCTCCACAAAGGCTTCCAGCCATGCCGCCCTGGAAGACGCCGAGAGCAACGCCACTTCTAACTTATCGTCCCTGCAGACTAGCGAAATCGGAGACAGTGATGAAGAGTCCATGTTCGGACCGCAGTACCACAGTCACGTGCGCATCACTGTCATCGTCATCATGATCGCCTTCTCTATCGCCGGCAACTGCGTCGTCTGTTGGAGGCTGTTACGAAACCATCGCCGCAGGCGCTACCAGAAAGCGCACGTCCTCTTCTTGAACCTCGCCGTTGCCGACCTTCTGGTTACAACGGTGACGATGACGTCTCAGACAGTGTGGGAGATCATGGGCCGCGCCTGGATTGCCGGTGACGCGTTCTGCCGAGTCTTCAAGGTTCTCCAGACTTTCGCGCTCGCGTCGTCCACGTACATGATCGTCAGCATAGCGCTGGACAGGCACTTCGCCATTGTGTACCCGCTCGCCACCTGCTTGGCGCCCTCACACCTGGCGGCCGCTGCCTGGTTCGCCTCGCTGATCCCTTCTCTGCCCAACCTCTACATGTTCCGGCTCGTTGAAGCCGGTGTGGGACTTCAGTACTGCGCGTCGGTGTTCTACGCCCAGAAGGCGGACTCGTCGCTTCCTCGTCAACTGTACATGACCTTCGTTTTCCTGGGCGTCTTTGTGGTCCCCCTCATTCTGCTGGTCGTGCTCTACGGCCGCATCCTGATCGAGATATGGAAACAGAGCTCGGCTGTGAAGAACCGACATCAGACTGCCTCACCCTTCCCAAAGGCTAAG GTGAAGACCGTCAAGCTCACTGCCGCCATTTTCATCGCATTCCTGGTGACCAACGTTCCCTACATGGTGCTCGAAATGGTCCTCGCCTTCGCCGGCGCTGGCGCCTCTCTGGATCAAAACATGGTGGCACTGTTCGGCGTGATCTCGGCCTCGAACAGCGCCGTGAACCCTTACATCTTCCTATTCTTTCAAAAGAGCAGCGGAAGCACAAAGCGGAAGCGGTTCGTGATGCCCTTCCGTAAGGACGCGGTATCCGAGCTTCCCGGAGGTCACACTGACTGCGGTAATGGAGCCGTCGAGCTGTACACCGTTCCGGAAAAGCAGAACTCGCCGGCCACGTACAGTCTCACACCGAGGAAGGTCAGCGAAGTCTCTTCATTTGGTCAACCCACGGAGCTCAGCAGCTTATGA
- the LOC125757924 gene encoding cytochrome P450 2U1-like: MAKLLRSRRKGGVLIPKNAILIYNIFKAGRDPSLWEDPCSFKPERFLDDETGVLSTKDKPSLLTFGLGARSCLAEKLVPTVLFYVLVRLMQRTTWTLPPDEIYDPTQTDGTTLLLAPADRRVEVTKRNT; this comes from the exons ATGGCGAAACTGCTTCGGTCACGGAGGAAGG GTGGCGTGCTAATACCCAAGAATGCTATCCTCATCTACAACATATTTAAAGCTGGCCGGGACCCGAGCCTGTGGGAGGACCCGTGCTCCTTCAAGCCCGAACGATTCCTGGACGACGAGACGGGTGTGCTGTCCACCAAGGACAAGCCCTCGTTGCTGACCTTCGGCCTGGGCGCCCGAAGCTGCCTCGCGGAAAAGCTCGTGCCGACCGTTCTTTTTTACGTTCTCGTCAGGCTGATGCAACGCACGACTTGGACCCTGCCGCCTGACGAGATTTACGACCCCACACAAACCGACGGCACAACACTGTTGCTGGCACCGGCAGATCGGCGCGTAGAGGTCACCAAAAGGAACACGTGA
- the LOC119386339 gene encoding uncharacterized protein LOC119386339, giving the protein MSPLQSDIAPWLGFLQWRLERAFRRHMNELLAIFSRLYDKAKADYVQGKELNFVHAILAAREEAIAQDRNDAVYLTERNLIQVALNLFEVCEGNPYSLPSRTSVVLRQFSQRARGFWTNE; this is encoded by the exons ATGTCGCCACTGCAAAGTGATATTGCACCGTGGCTTGGCTTCTTACAATGGCGCCTGGAAAGGGCCTTCCGGCGCCACATGAATGAGCTCCTGGCAATCTTCAGCCGCCTGTATGACAAGGCTAAAGCTGATTACGTTCAAG GGAAGGAACTCAACTTCGTACACGCTATTTTGGCTGCCAGAGAGGAAGCAATTGCGCAAGACAGGAACGATGCTGTCTACCTGACCGAAAGAAACCTGATTCAGGTTGCGCTGAACCTGTTTGAAG TGTGCGAGGGTAACCCTTACTCGCTTCCGTCGCGAACCTCGGTGGTTCTGAGGCAGTTCAGTCAACGTGCTCGTGGTTTCTGGACGAACGAGTGA